From a single Marmota flaviventris isolate mMarFla1 chromosome 5 unlocalized genomic scaffold, mMarFla1.hap1 SUPER_5_unloc_1, whole genome shotgun sequence genomic region:
- the LOC139703608 gene encoding olfactory receptor 2M3-like produces MAWGNQTSSPVFILLGIFNHSPTHTFLFALVLGIFTVAVMGNSTMVLLIHLDAQLHTPMYFLLSQLSLMDLMLICTTVPKMAFNYLSGRNSISLAGCGTQIFFYVSLMGAECFLLAAMAYDRYVAICHPLRYPVLMSQKVCGLMAAASWLLGSLDGIIVIVVALSFPYCGSREIPHFFCDVPALLTLACTDTLTFERMMLICCIIMLLFPVGIIIASYARVILAVIHMGSGEGRRKAFATCSSHLMVVGMYYGAAMFIYMRPTSDRSPTQDKMVSAFYTILTPMLNPLIYSLRNREVSRAFMKVLGKGKSGE; encoded by the coding sequence ATGGCCTGGGGAAACCAGACCTCCAGCCCTGTCTTCATCTTGCTGGGCATCTTCAACCACAGCCCCACCCACACCTTCCTCTTTGCCCTGGTCCTGGGCATCTTCACAGTGGCCGTCATGGGGAACTCCACCATGGTGCTCCTCATCCACCTGGACGCCCAGCTGCATACCCCCATGTACTTCctcctcagccagctctccctcatGGATCTGATGCTCATCTGCACCACTGTCCCCAAGATGGCCTTCAACTATCTTTCTGGCAGGAACTCCATCTCTCTGGCAGGCTGCGGGACCCAGATATTCTTCTATGTGTCCCTGATGGGAGCCGAATGCTTCCTGTTGGCAgcaatggcctatgaccgctatgtggccatttgcCACCCATTAAGATACCCAGTTCTCATGAGCCAGAAAGTCTGTGGTCTCATGGCTGCTGCTTCCTGGCTTCTTGGCTCCCTTGATGGTATAATTGTCATTGTGGTAGCCTTGTCCTTCCCATACTGTGGTTCCCGGGAAATACCCCACTTTTTCTGTGATGTCCCTGCCCTGCTCACCCTCGCATGCACTGACACCTTGACATTTGAAAGGATGATGTTGATCTGCTGCATCATTATGCTTCTGTTCCCTGTAGGCATCATCATTGCTTCCTATGCTCGTGTGATTCTGGCCGTCATTCACATGGGGTCTGGGGAGGGTCGCCGCAAAGcttttgccacctgctcctcccacctcatGGTGGTGGGCATGTACTATGGAGCAGCCATGTTCATCTACATGCGGCCCACTTCTGACCGGTCCCCCACCCAGGACAAGATGGTGTCGGCCTTCTACACCAtcctcacccccatgctgaaccccctCATCTACAGCCTGCGCAACAGGGAGGTGTCCAGAGCATTCATGAAGGTGCTAGGGAAGGGAAAGTCTGGAGAGTGA